In Terriglobus aquaticus, the genomic window CGCGAAGACATTTTGCAGGCTGACGAGGGCGACACGCGGGATGTTCACGATGCTCTCGCAAACAGCATAGGCCCCGACGCTCGAGCCGCCGAAGACGGCGCTGAGTATCCACGGGTTCGCCTGGTTGGAGGCGACGAAGACGAAGTTGGAGCCGAGCAGCCAGCGGCCAAGACGGAAGTTCAGAGCGGTGTCGCGGACGAGGTCGCGGAGGCTCAGCGACACAGAACGGAGTTCGCGCGCGAGCCACCACAGGCCGACAATGCCGGCGCCATTGGCAAGCGCCCAGAGAGTATGCGGTACATCGAGGTGACCGGTGCGGAAGCAAAATTCGACGCCGGCAATCTGCAGCGCGACCGTCGCAACTTCGGTCCAGAAGGCTTCGCGCATCCGCATGTCGGCGAAGTACATGCGACGGTTGAACTCACGGAACAGGATGATGCCGCCGGTGACGATGAGTGGATGAAAGGTTCCGTAGTACACGCCGCGACCGGGTGTGCTGGCCCAGCGCGCCGCCAAAGCCATCAGCGGAAGGCAGAGCATGGACGCGATGACTTGCTGAAGAAGGACGCTGCCGCGATAGCGCGCCATCCGGTGGGCGGCGGTGGACGGCAGGTTGAATGTGAAGGGCGCCCAGGAGAGCGTGTTGCAAAGCTGGATGAGGATGTCCAGCGTGCGCTGGGTGAGGATGTACATGCCGAAGGTGCGCGGGCCGGCGTGGCGGCTGAGCAAGGCGGCTACCACCATATTGCCGAAGCTGTACACCACCTGGTCGCCCAGGGCGTAGCTGAGGCGATTGCGAACGAGAGCGACGAGGCGGGTGACCCTGCCCGTGGGCGCGTTCGAAGGCGTTTCGGGAATGGCGAGCGCGGGCAGCGGAAGTTCGGCCGATTCTTCAACCTGGATGGCGTGCGCGATGGATCCGGTGGTTGTGTCCATGCGGTTCTATGGTGTATCGGCTGCGCGCGCGGCGAGTTGAAAGTAAATGGAGTTGACGTGGTCACCGTTCACAGACCAGAGGAACTGACGGGCCCGCTCGGTGGCGCCCTGGCTTAGAGCGAGCAGGCGATGCTGGTCTGTCGCGAGCTTGTGGATCGCGGCAGACCAGTCTGCAATGGCGCGACCCGGTGTGGTCACAGGGATGCGGATGCCGCAGGTCTCGTCGACCATGTCGTGCGCGCCCTGGTGGTCGAAGCAAACGACGGGAACGCCGGCCGCCAAGGCTTCCAGGACCACGTTGCCGCTGGTGTCTCGAAGACTGGTGAAGCAGAAGAGGTCGGCGGTCTGCATGGCCTGTACGGCTCGCTGAAACGGCAGGCGCCCGAGAAAGCGCACGGGGTTCGCGCTTGGAATTGCGTCGGCTTCGTGCTTCCACTGCTTTAGCATGGGACCGTCGCCGAGAATGTCGAGCTCGAAGTGAACTTCGGCCGGGAGCACCGCGAGGGCACGCAGCAGAATGGGCAGAGCCTTGCGTGGGCGGAGTTGGCCGCTCCAGAGGATGCGCAGAGGACGCGGATGTCTTCTCTGCTCTTCGTCCTCCACGCGCTGGAGGAAACGAGTGCGGTCGGGCTCGGGAACCTCGTTCAGCCCGGTCTCAAGCAGGCGCTGTACCTTGCTGCCCGGGACGATGCGCTGCATGTCGCGCACCGTGGTTGTGTTGGCGCCGAGGATGACAGAGGCACGGTGCGCGGCCGTGCGAATGCTGGGACTGGTTCGCAGGATCACTTTGTTGAGCAGTGTGCGGGCGAGTTCTTTGGCAGCTTCGCTCAGTGGCAGCACACCGAGCATGCGCGTGGGGAAGTTCTGCGTGCCGCCAAACGGTCCCCAGACAAACGGGATGCCGAGTTGGTGGAGCAGGCCGGGCTCGCGGACGGTACAGACAGTGCTCTGGTGCGCGACGTGGAAGCCGACTTCGCGGTGGAGTTGCTGCGCGAGAGCAAAGGCCAGCGTGTGCCAGTGATGGTAGGCGGTGTAGTTGTAGTCGAAGTGAACAGGCTGCTGCTCGAGGCGCCGGAGCTCTGCGTCCGGTGCCGGGGTATGGATATGCGCGTTCGCGGGAACGAGGCCTTCCATGCGGGCACGCTCGAGGTCTGCAAAGTTCGTTTCGCTGACGATGCAATGGACGTCCGCAACGCGCGCCGCCTGCAGCAGGCGTCCCCAGCCAACGGCCCACTCGGAGCCGCGATACGGGGAGCACTCGTAGGCGATGAGAAGCAGATTCATGCGGGCAGCGAGTCAGCACATTCGGGCTTGCGCCCCAGAGCGGCTCTAAAAGAGGCCGTTGCCTACGGGGTTGAAGTAGACGCCGAGATTGACCAGCTTCATATAGCGCTCGACGGTTGAGAGCTTGTCGTGGCGGACCAGGATCATGTCGTCTGGCTTCAGCAGGATGTCGTCCTTGGTGTGTTCGCCTTCGTGCAGGTGATTCAGGTGGAGGACGAACGTCTCCGCGAGTTCCCCGTTGATGCGACGAAACAGGAAGACGTGGTTCATGGCGGAATCCTGTTTGGGGCCGCCAGCCATGAGGATGGCGCCAAGTGCGGTGGTTGGCTTGCGTAGATCGAAGTGGCCGGGCAAGTTCACTTCACCACCGACTGTGATCTGAGGCCGTTCGAACTCCTTGAGCGTGACCGTGACTTCCGGGTTTACGAGTTGCGTGGAGGCTGCCTTGACGATGTGCTCCTGCAGTTCGGCAACGGTGCCTCCAGCCGCTGGAACAAGCCCGATGTTCTTGAGGGTGAGGCGACCGTCGGGCGATACGGTTGCGGTGTCGTCGAATTCGGGCGTGAACCGGTAGTTGACCTGGACGACGTCGCCGGGGCGCAGCAAATACTCGCCACTGGTTCCGACCATGGCTTCTGAGGTGCGTACGGCGCCGTTGGGGTCGTCGCGCGTGGTCTGGGCGCGCATGCAGAGGCACAGAGCGCCTGCGATCAGAATGGCGGCGCCGCAGCGAGTGCAGGTGCGGCGTAGCGAATGGCGGTGAAACATCTCCGGGCTCCTTTCGTGTGCGATCAGATGAGGCGGTGCAGCCAGCGCGGGACCGGGTAGGTCCGGCGGTTGAGGAGGTAGCCAAGCAGCGGCACGCGGCGATCGGACAGGCTGGCGGAAAGCTGGTCGACCGAAGCCTTGCGAACCTGGCCCGCACTCACCACGGCGACGTAGCCATCGACGCACGGCTCCACTTCGCTTGCCAGCGTGGACTCGACGTTGCTGGGGCAGTCGAGCAGGATCAGGTCCATCTCCTCACGGGCGCGGTTG contains:
- a CDS encoding lipopolysaccharide biosynthesis protein, producing the protein MDTTTGSIAHAIQVEESAELPLPALAIPETPSNAPTGRVTRLVALVRNRLSYALGDQVVYSFGNMVVAALLSRHAGPRTFGMYILTQRTLDILIQLCNTLSWAPFTFNLPSTAAHRMARYRGSVLLQQVIASMLCLPLMALAARWASTPGRGVYYGTFHPLIVTGGIILFREFNRRMYFADMRMREAFWTEVATVALQIAGVEFCFRTGHLDVPHTLWALANGAGIVGLWWLARELRSVSLSLRDLVRDTALNFRLGRWLLGSNFVFVASNQANPWILSAVFGGSSVGAYAVCESIVNIPRVALVSLQNVFAPVLARAYAEGGKPMLRQRVSRIDRMLTLGSVVAAIGITAFGPFAARVIFGKSIPAEARTILFFLGLNFVAFAATMAQGYALSAIDRAGSTLLANLVGLVAQAAAAFLLVSRFGVPGAAAALCLGSVVVLFVRQVFYNREISPALGAAS
- a CDS encoding glycosyltransferase family 4 protein, with product MNLLLIAYECSPYRGSEWAVGWGRLLQAARVADVHCIVSETNFADLERARMEGLVPANAHIHTPAPDAELRRLEQQPVHFDYNYTAYHHWHTLAFALAQQLHREVGFHVAHQSTVCTVREPGLLHQLGIPFVWGPFGGTQNFPTRMLGVLPLSEAAKELARTLLNKVILRTSPSIRTAAHRASVILGANTTTVRDMQRIVPGSKVQRLLETGLNEVPEPDRTRFLQRVEDEEQRRHPRPLRILWSGQLRPRKALPILLRALAVLPAEVHFELDILGDGPMLKQWKHEADAIPSANPVRFLGRLPFQRAVQAMQTADLFCFTSLRDTSGNVVLEALAAGVPVVCFDHQGAHDMVDETCGIRIPVTTPGRAIADWSAAIHKLATDQHRLLALSQGATERARQFLWSVNGDHVNSIYFQLAARAADTP
- a CDS encoding polysaccharide biosynthesis/export family protein yields the protein MFHRHSLRRTCTRCGAAILIAGALCLCMRAQTTRDDPNGAVRTSEAMVGTSGEYLLRPGDVVQVNYRFTPEFDDTATVSPDGRLTLKNIGLVPAAGGTVAELQEHIVKAASTQLVNPEVTVTLKEFERPQITVGGEVNLPGHFDLRKPTTALGAILMAGGPKQDSAMNHVFLFRRINGELAETFVLHLNHLHEGEHTKDDILLKPDDMILVRHDKLSTVERYMKLVNLGVYFNPVGNGLF